In Chitinophagaceae bacterium, the DNA window AATGGGGAACGCTTAAAGGTCTTGAAAACATTAAGCCTCCGTTGCGGCTCTCCTTTTCACCTTACCTCACCGCAGGTTACCAGGTTACACCCATCAGCAACGATCCTGTTGAATATGCAACTGATAAATTACTGAGCGGTGGCATGGATGTAAAGTATGGCGTGAATGAAAGTTTTACGCTGGATGCTACTTTGATTCCGGATTTCGGACAGGTGCAATCCGATAATCTTGTATTGAACATTTCTCCATTTGAAACCAAGTTTGATGAGAAGCGGCCTTTCTTTACCGAGGGAACAGAGTTGTTTAATCAGGACAATGGAGGCAGCTCCTCACAATTATTTTATTCAAGGCGGATTGGCGGATTGCCCATTCATTATTATGATGTTCAAAGTGAAGTAAAAGAGGGAGAAATACTTATCAGGAATCCGTCAGAAACCAAACTGTACAATGCCACAAAATTTTCAGGAAGAACCAATCATGGTTTTGGTTTAGGCATTCTTAACGCGGTAACAAGGGCTACGTATGCTGAAATAAAAAATGAAGAAACCGGTGAAGTACGTGAAGTGGAAACCAATCCCCTTTCTAATTACAACGTGCTGGTATTTGATCAGTCACTCAAATACAATTCAAAAATAAGTTTTGAAAACACCAATGTAATGCGAAGCGGCAATGCACGCGATGCCAATGTTTCCTCAGTACATTATGATCTCAGGAACAAATCAAACTCATTGGAAGCGGTAGGATTTGGAAACGTGAGTATGCTATTTGAAAACGGAAACCAACCCATCACGGGCGGCTATTACCAGGTTAATCTGAATGATACGAAAGGGAAATTCACGCCCTGGTTCTGGCATGAACTCATCACACCGGACTACGATCAGAACGATTTCGGCATTCTATTTTACAACAACCAGATGACCAACGGTGCCGGACTCAGTTACAACAACCAGGAATTAAAAACAGGACCTTTCTACAATATCAACTTCTGGTACAGTCTCAATTATAAGACACTTGTAAAACCATTGGTGTATGAAGAATGGGAAACCAATGGAGGGTTCAATGGCACCTTTAAAAATTTCTGGAGTGCAGGCATTAATTTTTATTCAAAACCTGTATGGTACTACGATTATTATGAGCCAAGGGTGGAAGGAAGAAAATATTACCATTATCCTTTCGGCTACGGCAGTGCGTGGATCAATTCAGATTACCGGAAGAAATTTTCAGCGAGCGCTTCCATAGGTTATGGTGATGCGCCCGGATCCGGCAATCCGTTTTATGAAGCATCCATCGCTCCGCTCTACACTGTGAATGATCACTTTTCAATCGGATATGATTTATATGCGAGCAGTGATCATGGCACAGAAAGCTTTGTAACTATTGATGCTGCTGACAATATTATATTCGGAACGCGCACTACTTACACGGTTTCCAATAACCTGCG includes these proteins:
- a CDS encoding carbohydrate binding family 9 domain-containing protein, with protein sequence MLKSHTLLFGFTLITSSVLADKVSLPAIRTVTAPKIDGELSDACWQNIPAATNFITLAPDYGKPESQRSEVKVTYDDQAIYIGAYLYDTDPKKIKHQLSQRDATDALADNFIVGFDTYNDGLNGYRFLVTAAGVQFDEKGSPSNAHDVSWDAVWQSAAAIKNDGWVCEMKIPYSAIRFPSSPVQDWGMQFGRNIIRNGELDLWSPVDPKVAGIINQWGTLKGLENIKPPLRLSFSPYLTAGYQVTPISNDPVEYATDKLLSGGMDVKYGVNESFTLDATLIPDFGQVQSDNLVLNISPFETKFDEKRPFFTEGTELFNQDNGGSSSQLFYSRRIGGLPIHYYDVQSEVKEGEILIRNPSETKLYNATKFSGRTNHGFGLGILNAVTRATYAEIKNEETGEVREVETNPLSNYNVLVFDQSLKYNSKISFENTNVMRSGNARDANVSSVHYDLRNKSNSLEAVGFGNVSMLFENGNQPITGGYYQVNLNDTKGKFTPWFWHELITPDYDQNDFGILFYNNQMTNGAGLSYNNQELKTGPFYNINFWYSLNYKTLVKPLVYEEWETNGGFNGTFKNFWSAGINFYSKPVWYYDYYEPRVEGRKYYHYPFGYGSAWINSDYRKKFSASASIGYGDAPGSGNPFYEASIAPLYTVNDHFSIGYDLYASSDHGTESFVTIDAADNIIFGTRTTYTVSNNLRLRYTFNPKMNVSFRGRYYWSKVNWVDYQLLNEDGTLGETDYTGNNDINFNVFNIDAVYAWEFAPGSYLNVIWKNNIQQYDDLGMDDYFANCTKTFQTPQSNGISVKLIYYLDYLSLKKKTTS